A window of Xenopus laevis strain J_2021 chromosome 1L, Xenopus_laevis_v10.1, whole genome shotgun sequence genomic DNA:
caaagaaactcataggtcttttgtagagaaaaaaataggtttattcaacgtttcggctcttagactcgagccatcatctatctatctagatagagatatatagatatatgggaCTATATAGCTTAAAAACAGAGATGCCCGCCAAAAGCCTGCtgacaaaaacaatataaaaggcGCAGTAGGCGGTGTCCAATCCTTAATTATAGGAGAAACTGCCCAAACACAAGTTGAGGCTGCTGAACGCATTCAACTGGAGACtattaatgtatattattaaTGTGCCCTGGCTTTCAATTCGAAAGGGAAAAGTAAGGACGTTTCGGGTCCGGCTCCATCTCGCGTTGTTGTGCAACTACAACCCTCCAAGCGACAGCGATATCGGCGCAAACGCCTTCTCCTCCGTCTACACTGAAACTGGCCCTGAAGGCAGAGAAAATAAAGCTTCTCTGTCTTGTCTGCCAGGCGGAAAGTGAAGCTGATTTCCTGCTCCGCAAACATGAAAATAGGCGGGAAATGCGCCGAGCTGAGGAAACCGATTCCTTTCTCtcagtaaaaaataataacaatgagCTTTCCTAAACAGACAACGTCTCTGGCCGCACTGCCCCCGCCTCGCGCAGATCACAGGCCGTGCTTTACGGCACTAATGGCAGGAAGGCGCCGCGCTAGGAATATTGTGTGAGATTGTGGGAAATGCGTGTGAAAGCGCCGCACATTACTATTGAGGCTGCGTCAAACAGTCAGCGAGCCCGAGCGGCCTTTATTTAATGCACAGAGGAACATCTGCGGGAATGAGATGAACTCCTCGCAGTTGTAAAGCGGAATGGAGCAATGGCGTCACTGTGTGCATTGCAAACAAAACACGATTTCAATCCGCAGCGAGTTCATGTACCTCTCGCTACCCCTAGAATAAACTGGGGCTGTAATTGTAACACATATGATTGCATTAATATTCCCCAGACTCTACTGTTACTATGATAATCCTAAACCAGTATAAATAAAACGTGAGCGGTCATTCCAGAACGCCTCAAAGGCATGATCTATTATTACCCTCCCGCTTTTGTTTTCAACTTCTTATTACTTTGTCGTTTTTCAAATAGCGCGGGTTATTCCGCTTCCACCCAATCCGCGATCACCTCTTCACAGCGGCCCAATCATTACGCCCCCCGCGAATTTTTTAAATCGCCGAAGGTAGCCAATTGGGGTGAAGCACCCGCCCCTGCTCCCTTTAACCGGTTCGAACTAGAGGAGTCAGTGACCGTTTTCACTCCTCCCTCGTTTTCACTGTGCTTAGGGGCGGGGAAGgcctaactaacttgctagccgTCTAGATTCCGCCCATTTGCTGGCGTAAGCTTGGTCACAGTAACCAATAAAAGGCAAGGGGCGGCGCTTTAGATCCCGAAGTGCTTAGCCGGGCCAATAAGGGTAGAGGGGAGTGCTACTTGTAACTTGGTATCAAGCTACTGTGAGCGGCTTTACTGTGGAAAACAAGAGGCTGTATTGCGTCTGCAATAAACCATTTCGCTGCGGGAGAACATACAGAACGGTCAGCAGTTAGCGTTGAATTGTATCCTTTCATTAAGGTGAGTTAATGCGCTTTTTTCTCTCTTGATCCTTATCGGTACCCTTACAACTAGCTGATTTTGTATGCTATTTTGCTGCTTTTATTTTCACCTTTTCTTAATATACTTATTGCCGCAAATAATCGTGTGTTATTTTCCTTGTACTTCTGTTCGTAGCTGGGTTAGTAAGTTGCTTTTGTGTGTGGGCGCACAGGGTGGTGTCTGGGCCTTACTATTAGAATGTCCTTGTCGGGTTACGGTCACTGGGCGGGAAGCTGCTGGGCACGTACTCTGGGATGATTTTCTAGGGAATGTGCGGTTATATAAGACTGACTTGCTTTACTACAATATAGTACTATATAGGGGCGATTAAGGGTCCGGGGATCACATGGTGGGGGAGGCGCTTCAGCTGTCTGTAACCCTGCTAGTGCCGGAGGAGCGAGGCTGCGGCCTGATTTCCCCGCGCCTGTCTCGAGTGAAGAGGCTGCTATCGCTTTATTTTGGGCGGGAAGCCAGGCATCGTGGGCGGAGCTTCTGGGAAAGACTAGTAGCGGGGGAGGGGGATGACTTGCGCGTTCACTTCCGCATGTTCCACCCTGGCCCCGCCTCTCGCACTCAACCCTCTGTGTGACCGAGTTGTTGCGTGTTTATCTTGGCAGACATAATGGGCAAGGGAGATCCTAACAAGCCTCGGGGGAAGATGTCCTCCTACGCCTATTTCGTGCAGACCTGCAGGGAGGAGCACAAGAAGAAGCACCCGGACACCTCCGTCAACTTCTCCGAGTTCTCCAAGAAATGCTCCGAGAGATGGAAGGTGAGTGCGAGGCTGCGGCctccgttaaaggaacagtaacgctatAAATGTATTTCACAATCATCATTGAACAGCTTATGTCCCATCTGGCACCCTTTAAAGTCACTCCGTTaagggagctgaaaagcaggaagtagtgttcaggctattgtattagacatccagtcactccagccattatacattacatttttgtctacctatattatatatttttttattttgcacagtttatctatttagttttatttttatactgaactgttcttttaaagtaatgaaaatataatgcagtgttgccctgcactggtaaaactgatgcgtttgcttcagaaacactactattgtttatataaataagctgctgtgtagcaatgggggataTTGAAAAAAGCCTATGGTTAaagataaatagtggataacaccattatattctacagagcttatctgctgtgtaacctgagccttttctcctttgaatggctgcccccattcctacacagcagattatttatataaacaatagtagtgtttctgaagcaaacacagcagttttaccagtacagggcagcactgcattatatttttattactttaaaacatgtatttttgatgttactgttccattaatacAAGCAGGCTTCTGCTGGATGAAGTATACAAACACTAAACTTTACCTATGATAGACAGTGGCAGAGAAATCCAATCATACGTTTCAATGCCTGTTCACTggtttgaatgttagtaaatgaaaTTGCtgctaaaagcttttttttttttttatccctttctttGGCTTTGACTCTTCGAAGTCTTCTCTACTGGGGTCTTATTCGGCTGGTTTCTGCTTTCAGATTATTAATGGCTAGGCAAAATGCATTGTTTGTGCAAAACCCTGGTTTTTGAGCGTTTACATTAAAGGGCAAAGTTACCAGTTATCGTTCAAATTGCAATAGCTTCAAGTGTTCCACTAAACTAAAGATTATTTGCACAGTTTGCATTAATTTGCTGtggctttttttgaaaaaaaaatgtcctgaATAAAAACTTAGTTTGCATCTAAACTTTCTGACTTAAAGTCTGGCAGCATTGATTTAACTGGTTAACATAAAACTTTACTCCCTTTAACAAATGCATGAGGGGAAACCAAGCCCCAAGTGGAATAGTCTCTCCTAAAGGGTCATAGTAAAGTAACCAGAGCCGAAACATTGACTTCTGACCTAGAAATTGACGCCATGCACAAAATCTTCTTTAAGGGGCTAAATGTCTTTATCCATGGCTTGTAGCGATGACAATTTAATTTTGAATCTTCTCTTCCCACCCAAGAGCATGTCTGCAAAGGAAAAGGGAAAGTTCGAGGATTTGGCAAAGGGTGATAAAGCACGGTATGAACGTGAGATGAAGACCTATATACCACCAAAAGGAGAGACAAAGGGAAAGAGAAAGAAGGATCCAAATGCACCAAAGAGGCCACCGTAAGTAGCTgaaacaatttgtgtttttttttatgtgcaatatcaaatattgtctgctcccctttatgccttaggcatagaggcagggcagataaTTACaataactttccattcagcacttcctagatgtcattgctctccccacattccccagttctctttaccatttaattgtgtagccaggtcgtggggatggatatcaggtcccccattctggtgcacaaacaagattctgagatgatacaaggcttgtcttaatgacaaagtctacaaaatggctcctgcctgcttgctataattatgaattcccagactgaaggaaactagATTCCAATTTATacagtaaagttcattttgcttgacttaatgtgataaaataggattttgaataattgttttgggcgACTAGTCCCTTTAACTGGTTATGTTGTTGCAATTTTAAGCGTAAGGCCTGTTCACACTGATTTCTGGGTTGTTTGGTGTGCTTGCAACTTGTTCTGTATTTCAGTAATTCTTTATACTAACTTTATTCCTTTCTGTACACAGATCTGCCTTTTTCATCTTCTGTTCTGAACACCGTCCCCAGATAAAGAGTGAGACTCCTGGTCTTTCCATTGGTGACACCGCTAAGAAACTAGGGGAGTTGTGGGCAGAACAAACTCCCAAGGATAAACTGCCACATGAGCAAAAAGCTGCCAAGCTAAAGGAGAAATATGAGAAAGTAGGTACCAGAAACACGTGGCAAAGTGAAATAGAAACTTGGCTAGTGCAAGCTTTTCTCACGTGTTTATATTGGCCACTAATTCTGACTTGTGTTTGTAGGATGTTGCTGCATACCGGGCTAAGGGCAAGAGTGATGTTGGCAAAAAAGTTCCAGGGAGGGCGACAGGTTCTAAAAAGAAGGTTGAACcagaggaggatgatgatgaagaagacgAGGACgaagaggatgaggaggatgaagATGATGACGACGATGATGAATAAATGCTTTGTCTGCTGTATAAATTGTGCTGAAGCCCATTGTTTTTTGCTAAGAATGTGAACTCGAGTGCAGCTCATTTTGTTAGCTTGgctataaaaactgtacagaattgTGTATAGGTAATGTGATTTGTTAGGGGGAAAACCTATATTTTTAATAGTGTACGGGCTGTTAGTGTAAGAGCTTCTGATGTGGGATTATTCTGCATATTTAATTCAAAAGTAGCAAAGTGTTAGTAACAAGACCCATTTATTCTTTAGACCTATAGACCTGGTGCATTGtactttttctaacttttttttagctgtttttgtaataaaatctatatatatcaagccttttttttttttttttgtttttactaaatGGTGTCCAACAACTGAAGGTTGTAATTTGTTCTCTGATCCTAAAGACTTGACTGAGCACTAAACACTGCTAAGCAGCCTGCAACATTGTTCTGATCAGATGGTGGTTCAGTTGGAATGTTGCATAATTCTATTCTTTACTAAGGGGAAATGGCAGTATGATGCAGCAATGAATCTGGTGTTTTAAGTCTATGTATATTCAAGTAAAAAGGCAAGGCAAACTTTCCATtgtcttaacttttttttttttttttaagttacgtTTAagattgctattaaaagcaagaTCCGCCTATACTTTGCCATTTTCTTCAGTCTGCCTAACTTGCTAAATtcttaattaacccttgatattcgactaggaactaaaatccttcgaatatctaaattgaaggatttagcgcaaatcctatgatcgaaggattattcgatctaacgattaaatccttcgaatcgaaggattttaatccaacgatcgaaggaatatccttcgatcaaaaaaaacttaggcaagcctatggggaccttccccataggctaacattgagttcggtagcttttagctgccgaactagggggtcgaaatttttttttaaagagacagtacttcgactatcgaatagtcgaacgatttttagttcaagtcgaagtagcccaaaaaacacttcgaaattcgaagttttttttaattcgaatccttcactcgagcttcatgaatcggccccctagtctGTTCAggtgttacataagaaatagatggtTATAGCAATAGACATTTTCCCATTAATCATTTAAGTAAAATTTATCGGACAGAATGATTTAGGGATGTAGCTAAGAAtgggacatcactaaaagtagacatcacattagtaaagtatgggcactcctgttctaCAGCCTCTacttcaggggtgcccaaaagttagattgggatctaccagtagacttttagccggtgatcagtagatctcgaCACTGACTGACTTTGTAAATCAGGGGTCTCCAATCTTTGCtgcccgtgagccacattcaaaaatgagAGCTGGGgtgcaacacaggcatgcaaaaacttcctggtgagccaaatgcaaccaaaacttgcctccaagcaaggaattcaaaaagaggccactgggatcaacatccaaggggtgtgtGAGTAAAATGTTTCATGCTTTCCATTCAGATAtctggttacataagaaatagttgattaaatatagcaatatatattttatcataaaTTAATATTTGAGTAATAAAGTACTATTTTCCACAAAAGTGCTAAAATGCTTTGATGGGTGTAGATCATCATGGGACacagtagaccccacattagtaaagtatgggcactctctATTCTATTTCTCACAATGCCACCTCCTTGGGTATGTTTGAACAGGTCAGGTGTGTTGGGTAGAGACAAGCACAGGACATATCAGTGTACAGGCTTATTTCTACAGCCTTTGCTACATGTTTTAGCACTTTAGCTACTGCTGAACATACAgtttatgggggaaatttactaaagggtgaagtggctaacgctggtgaaaatttgccagcttgATGTCATTTTGCCAATTTACGAACAGttcctggcgtaaattcgctagcgaagtagaacGACTCAAGcggtacttcacacccttacgccaggcgaagggacataactacactaattcactaagttgtggaTTTTACTGTACGttccctcttgcgccagactttacttagccagctcagaccaggcaataaagtagataggagtttctctaaaaatagttttttactgggtgatagactgaaaaagattgaaaatgttttttggggtaccctccttcccccttacatttggcacctaaactttacagtgggcacatgtgtagggcaatataagacttCTAATTTTAttgtttccctggccttgtgtagtggtTGATGTTTTTCATATACACTGATTTTCTCAGACAGTTCCTTTTGCCAATATTCCTAGTAACGGGCATGCAGCATTTCATTAGTCCATCACAGTCCTCTCTCGTGATCACTTGTCCGTTTCCAGGATCACACAAATACAAATAAGTGCGTGCAAGAAGAGACAAACgagcaattaaaatatttattaccgCATCTAGAAAAACAAGCAACCCCCAAATTAACATTGGAATTCCCAAATATATCCCTAATAAAATTTTCTGCATTTGTACAGTTTCTACAGAAACATACAGTGTATCAAAATCTGCATaaatcaaacataaaaaaaatatgagtaGAAATGCATAGTGATGTTCTGGatttacaaagcaaaaaaaaaaccaaaaagatgAGATTTGTTCCAGAGAAGAGTTAAGGAAAAACCTTTACATACAGTACCCACTCACAACAGACGATTTGCTGTAGGAATATACACAATGGAATTCACAAGATCGCTTTCATTGCACAAAAATACCCATCTTAACATACATCAACTGCACATTGTGGTTCACCTGACGTGAACGCATAGTGCATGATACAATGGAATAACCTAGGCAAAAATATTATGTTTCCTTCAAACCCATGATTAATATTTTATCTACATACAGTAAAGACAAAGTGGAATAAAGTTTTCCTATGTGCTAGACGGTCTTCGTTGTCCGTCTAGATAGGTTTGTTCTTAACGCCTTTGCTACCAGAGAACAGAAGATGATCCCGTTGTTGTAACATCTCCCAGAACTCCTATATGAACCTCTTTGGTTTTGTCCATTTTATTTATGGTACGGTAAAAGTATTGCTTTCGGTCAGTGCACGTCCCTCCCGTTAAGATGCTTTGTGGTTTCTCCGCCTCTCCTAGCAGCTAAGGAGTTAAGGTTGCAGTCCCATGTAATTAGTCTTTAAATTAGAATTACAAAATAACTTaatcataaaacaaaaataaatcctgACATTCAACATTAAATCCCTATTTCcgaaatctaaaagaaaaaggatgaACGGATCGGAGCAAAGGTTTCCGAGTGAGGAACACATCTGGCAATACTACGCGTGGAGGAAACGGCTTCTTCTCTCCCACATGGTGGGCATCCCTTAATGTGGCATCCCATGCCTTCTTTGCCAGCTGGAGTACATAAAAAAAAGCATGGAGCAGAGGATGGGATTTACCACGGATTCCTCCTACTGCAGTCTATGTAGTCAGTGTTCCATCCATCTACAAGATGTCGAGTCTCACAACtaagggcgttatttactaaagtctggaTGCAAAAATCTgcgattattttttataaaatcagacttttaaaaaaatcataagtCTTTCGGAATTTACTAaacacagaggatggaaaagtccgaatctgaaaatccggcatctcagacctgtcgaggttgcatataagtcaatgggagaagtcccaatgattttttgatgtgcactgggtttcgtgcaatacccccgaagttttcaggtgaaaattaaaaaaaaaaaaatggatggaaaaaatagtgaaaatcagattttttcccactaaGCAAATTCTCAGgaaaattgaataataaataagcgtttaaaaacccgagcggatttgatcagagtttgcggcagaaaatattgagataaatttcggACTTTGACTCAGAACATCcactagacccaaaaagaacataTTTGGCAACTAAGTTCCCATTTAACATTTCCCTTAAACACTGTTAGAATATTAACCATTAAGAAGCAAAACTATGCTTTGTATCTTAATAGTAGGAGTGGTGTAGAAGGAGTgatataaacctaaaaaaaagatCATTACCAGACAGGGGGTAAATTCCCCAATTCATTGATTATGGCTAATCTGCTTACAAAAGTCACAAATCCCGATGACACTGATATGTGAATTTAAGGAATCTGTAcaattattgtttaaaaaatatttttacacattGAGGCCACGTAGATTTTTTGGAAAAGCTGCTACAGAATATCGTGAGTCTGAGCATTCAATGTGCTGCGAGATGTTCAGTCTTTTACGAAAAACTAAATTGTTACTTGTTCCCTTAAATGTGCAACAGACTTGTCCCAAAATATAAAAGTGCAATGTAAAGAGGACGGAAACGGAACTGGCTCAATAAATTGGATTATATCTGCCTGAAGAAGAGCTGCATGGAAAATATTGTAGTACGATTATTAGGCTCAAGCACTTGGGTTGGTttcaaaaacacatatatttgtaTCCCTTAAGGGGAAATATGCCCAGTGATTTAACAGTGTAAAATTACTCTTCTGactactttttcactttttttttttaaacctgatatTAGAACAGCAAACGCTTATTTTACTGAAACAAAGAGAATTTCTTGAAGCTAATCTGCTCAGTTCTACCACCACTCAGTATGGCAGGAGTAATAGAACTAAGCTAGGAAGTATCAGGAGATGCTTTGTGTTTCAGTAAACTAAGCTGTTGCCTTTCTGCCCGGCCCTCAACCTCACTTAGGTTACACTTCATAACATGAACAGTGTAAAAACaactaaaaccataaaaaaaatatatatatataatgtaaattggAAAAATAACCAGCAAATTAATTCAATTGCATTTGGCATGTGCCGTGGTTTGGTGCATGATTCCATGGGTGCTTTTGCTAATGCTGGCCATTTATTCTacaagaagaaggtaaatacATTGTTTGTATCAGACCTGAAATTGccaatataatgatatataagcCTCAACCACGGCCTAGTAGCTGCTTGCTGCTTTGGGTTTAATTACAACTGGACTGTATAACTGACTTTATTTActgttgaattcttaaagggattctatcatgatttgtatggtgtggtttttacactgcaaataattcacactacaatataacattttattcctgaaccagcaagtgtattttatttagttgtaatattggtgtgtaggcagtcatctcaggttattttgcctgaaagagccagtacttcatgatggaactgctttcagttaagctattgtttctcctactcaatgtaactgagtcgTAGTGGGACTTGTattattactattgagtgctattctcatatctactagTGAGCTGGTtattctgttaggctgctgggggaaaagggagatgcagtacagcagtaaagagtgactgaagtttatcagagcacaaattacatgactgagggcacctatgaaactaacatgtctagtcccatgtcagatttcaaaatgaaatataaaaaaatctgtttgctcttttgaaaaacagaattcagtgcagaattctgctggagcagcactattaactgatttgttttgaaaaaaatttcctATGACAGAATCAACGATAAATTCAGCGAGACAACTGCAGTGTAACACTAGCAAGAGAGCAGCAGGCTGACATTTTCTGCCTTAAATACAGAAAATACCGAGACTGACGGTTGTTTCGATTTAGTTACATGGCTATTATAAATGCATCTACTGTGGgaaatacacattaaaaaaaagagttcAAATTGCATaaaagagaaaagcaagagaacGGACATGAGATCATGAGATCACTATTTTACCTACTCATGAAACCATTTGGTCCTTTTACAGAGTGAGAACACATTGATTCTAATAGTAATAAAACTACCtgcagtattttttattgtgcatGTGATGGTTGTGTAGGATGCATTGCCTTAGCTTTAATACAATAACCATCATTTGTGGTTTCTCCACCTCTCTTAGCAGCTAGGATAATGTTGGCTTGGTTTGCCTGGGAGAAGCAGATCTCAAGATCCCATTATACATACATTGCAGTTGGCTAGAAATACTCATTCACTGTCCTACATTGGTAGGGATAACAACACTCCTACTCTTTATTGATATGTTCTATTTGTTTTCTGGGTggaggggtatatatatatatgtatatatatatatatatatatatatatatatatatatatatatatatatatatatatatatatatatatatatatatatatatatatatatatcttttctgGTTCATATTTCTTGGTATTTGCCTTTAAAGCTTAGGGGCagaaagtaatacaggtatgggacctggtatctagaatgcctgggacctggggttttccggataagggatctttccgtaatttggatcttcatacgttaagtctgcTAAACATCATTTAgcagcctttctggataatgggttccggatagtggatcctatgcctgtacagTCACTTCATCTTCTGGCACGGTAGGGGGTGATGCCACCAGGCCTTTTCACATTTTGCTTATTTCCAAAACTGCAAGTTTAACATtttgccctttttttaaaaaagccattCAACGTCAACTTCAGCCAAAATATTCCTGAATTGTATTTCCCAAATACCATTTAATACCATTAAAGGATTAAGAAGTCCCATTTGGCAAGGCGAGGGGGAAACCTCATTCTCATTTTACCCCCTGAGGATAATCTGGATAAGGTTGTTGGATAATATTAACATAATGGGATTTCAATGCCATGATGGAACTTCACTTTCCTGAAAACAATGGAAACCATAGACGTTTGCAGGGAAATAGTAACGATAAGACTGCCTCATTGGCCCTTACTGATGAACATCTTATAGACAAATCTCAGATCAGTGAGTAATAACtgtatgcagcagcagcagcatcagtTTCAGCTAAGGAAGGCAATTATGATATTTCTGTTGCTGTTCATGTGGCATCAGTAGAAACCCTGGTACCCCCTTTTCACTTTCATGAAGCTTTGTGCTCTGTGTTGAGGAGACACATTCCTGCTTCAGGAGTctataagggtctggccacacgggcagattcgaggagattagtcgccaggcgacataTCTCGTCTTCTTcgcagcaactaatctccccgatctgccttccaccggctaaaatgtacatcgcctgggtgcaggcacacagaacgcttcattttccgaagtcgcccgtaattgcctcacaaggaaactttgggcgactttggaaaacgaagcgttctgtgtgcctgcacccaagcgatgtacattttagccggtggaaggcagatcggggagattagttgctgcgaagaagaggaggagatttgttgtcTGGTCGACTAATCttcccccgaatctgcctgtttgGCCAGACCCCAAGGGGCATATgtattgagggtcgaatttcaaactaacaaaacttcgaaattcgaattcaaaaagaccaaccgaaattaagtatcCGGCCaatttcgaatcgtacgaatcaaaagaatagctcattcgatcgaactcgattcaaagtttttccccaaaaaaactttgatttttcaaagtcctccaattgattccaaattggttctaggaggtcccccataggctaaaacagcaatttggcgaatggtcaaagtcaaatttttaaaaagacattacatgataaatttcaatatttacatttttttccaattcaaatcgaatttggactattccctagtcgaagttcacaaaaaatagctcgaaatttgaattttttgcattcgagaattcacctcgacctttgataaatctgcccctaaatgtaaagggACAATAGCAACAAGATAAAATGGTTCTTGTGGTTGAAAATTGGATGCAATGTTGAATAAATACTACCAGGAAAAAAGGTAAATGAAACCTATTATTCCTTTCTGCTTGATGGGAATGTAGTCTGGCCCAAGAGAACTGGATTATTTTCATAAAGGGAAAAGCTAAATGCACAATAATCAAGTCCAcgacaaaaagcaaaataagtaaCACAACAACCAAATGATCACTGAAACAAATCCATtagataaaaataatttgcctttaaaaaccAGGATTTGTAAGGAGCAGTGAATGAGGGTTGATGGTGTTCCTccaagaaaagaacaaaaaaaaacaagtttatcgTTAATGTTTAAGAACGGACACAAACATGCACGGCCAGGCACAATCATTGTACAGCCTGCCATTGTTCAGTGGTCTACATTTAGCACAGAAAACAGGGATCGCTCTCCAGCACGATGCATTTCAATGAACGGAGTGAGTCAAATGTGCACTTTTAAAGCTTAGAATGAATTGTAGTATAACCTACAACACATTCGGAGACGTTGAACTGAGCGGTCACATTTTAGATCGTTGTACGAAAAAAAGTTAAGTGAGCTTTAACAGCGTAGGATGCATGTCTTGAAACGGTTTTGGTTAAAGGCTAGCAATAGGAGATGCCCTTTAGCTAAAGCTTTCCTTTCCAATGCTTTGTTGCCCAGCTCTGTGTTAATAAATGCTCTACAATCAGAAGGAGGAATGCAGGTCTGATTCAGACCTatcaatagatagata
This region includes:
- the hmgb2.L gene encoding high mobility group box 2 L homeolog (The RefSeq protein has 4 substitutions compared to this genomic sequence) — translated: MGKGDPNKPRGKMSSYAYFVQTCREEHKKKHPDTSVNFSDFSKKCSERWKSMSAKEKGKFEDLAKGDKARYEREMKTYIPPKGETKGKRKKDPNAPKRPPSAFFIFCSEHRPQIKSETPGLSIGDTAKKLGELWAEQTPKDKLPHEQKAAKLKEKYEKDVAAYRAKGKSDVGKKVPGRATGSKKKVEPHHHDDEEDEDEEDEEDEDDDDDDE